The proteins below come from a single Aptenodytes patagonicus chromosome 2, bAptPat1.pri.cur, whole genome shotgun sequence genomic window:
- the AHR gene encoding aryl hydrocarbon receptor, protein MNPNVTYASRKRRKPVQKIVKPSPAEGVKSNPSKRHRDRLNAELDRLASLLPFPQDVIAKLDKLSVLRLSVSYLRAKSFFDVALKSNSTRPERNDIQENCRTAKHGEGMQILEGELLLQALNGFVLVVTADALVFYVSSTIQDYLGFQQSDIIHQSVFELIHTEDRPEFQRQLHWALNPAQSTDSGPSVQGDNGFSQPATCYNPDQLPPENSSFMERNFICRLRCLLDNSSGFLAMNFQGRLKFLHGQNKKGKDGATLSPQLALFAVATPLQPPSILEIRTKNFIFRTKHKLDFTPTGCDVKGKIVLGYTEAELCMRGTGYQFVHAADMLYCAENHVRMMKTGESGMTVFRLLTKENRWAWVQANARLVYKNGRPDYIIATQRPLTDEEGAEHLRKRNMKLPFMFATGEAVLYEVSFPMSSLMDPSQPKNKSTTGKGDKATLHNDSVDPNSLLGAMLRQDESVYLCPPASHKLSFERNFFADSRDKLSGGVSSGWTDNLLPAGNHNILKRELMECSQDSAIPLPEDSAALFQDNKTSDLYSIMKNLGIDFEDLKCIQQDEEFFKTELSGVDDIGDIDITDEILTYVQDSLNKSDFLYSGCNQQQPLVQNEGCLVQQELDSHQLHQHQKQLVEQQQQQQQQQQQLCQKMKHMQVNGVFTDWSSSTSMPLSCSQQQPQQYVFPGMHATTSEFSYKSEVNTSPYACRQEFIPYKQPTAMMPQLSNFAQMDFPVAGFDRPTYSASSNLEDFLSCLQQVPENHECGINSESVMLTPQTCYAGAVSMYQCTQEAQPSCMDQMQHDPMMASQQTLLNKFQNSFNGGNVNEAYPSQLDVISNTQTATHLQPLHHPTEPRSFSDLASSGFM, encoded by the exons ttgCATTAAAATCTAACTCTACAAGACCAGAAAGAAATGACATTCAGGAAAATTGTAGAACAGCAAAACATGGAGAAGGGATGCAGATCCTGGAAGGAGAACTCTTACTGCAG GCATTAAATGGTTTTGTATTAGTTGTTACGGCCGATGCTCTGGTTTTTTACGTCTCTTCTACTATCCAAGACTACTTGGGGTTCCAACaa TCTGATATTATACACCAGAGTGTATTTGAATTGATTCACACAGAAGACAGACCTGAGTTTCAACGACAGCTACATTGGGCATTAAATCCTGCCCAGTCTACAGATTCTGGACCAAGTGTACAAG GAGATAATGGCTTTTCACAGCCAGCAACCTGTTATAACCCAGACCAACTTCCTCCAGAGAATTCTTCCTTTATGGAAAGGAATTTCATCTGCAGGTTACGATGCCTCCTGGATAATTCATCTGGGTTCCTG GCTATGAATTTTCAAGGACGATTAAAGTTTCTCCATGgacaaaacaagaaagggaaggATGGTGCCACTTTGTCTCCTCAGCTCGCTCTGTTTGCAGTAGCTACTCCCCTGCAGCCACCATCTATCCTTGAGATACGAACCAAAAATTTCATCTTCAGAACTAAACACAAACTGGATTTCACGCCTACTGGCTGTGATGTAAA AGGAAAGATTGTCCTGGGATACACTGAAGCAGAGCTGTGTATGAGAGGAACAGGATACCAGTTTGTTCATGCAGCTGATATGCTTTATTGTGCTGAAAATCATGTCCGAA TGATGAAGACAGGTGAGAGTGGAATGACTGTATTTAGGCTTCTAACCAAAGAAAATCGATGGGCCTGGGTACAGGCAAATGCACGTCTTGTCTACAAAAATGGAAGACCGGATTACATCATTGCCACGCAAAGACCTCTTAC agaTGAAGAAGGGGCAGAACATCTACGGAAGCGTAACATGAAGTTGCCCTTCATGTTTGCCACTGGTGAGGCGGTGTTGTATGAGGTATCTTTCCCTATGTCAAGCCTTATGGATCCCTCTCAGCCGAAGAATAAAAGCACAACgggaaaaggagacaaagcaaCGCTACACAATGATTCTGTGGATCCAAACTCCCTCCTAGGTGCCATGTTAAGGCAAGATGAGTCTGTGTATCTCTGCCCTCCAGCATCACATAAACTTTCCTTTGAGCGGAACTTCTTTGCAGACAGCAGGGATAAACTGAGCGGTGGTGTTAGCAGCGGCTGGACGGATAATCTCCTACCTGCTGGAAATCACAACATTCTCAAACGGGAACTAATGGAGTGTTCCCAGGACAGTGCTATTCCACTTCCTGAAGACAGTGCAGCACTCTTTCAAGATAACAAAACCAGTGATTTGTACAGCATCATGAAAAATCTGGGTATTGACTTTGAAGATCTAAAGTGTATTCAGCAGGATGAGgagttttttaaaactgaattatcTGGTGTGGATGATATTGGGGACATCGACATAACTGATGAAATCCTGACTTATGTTCAGGATTCCTTAAATAAGTCTGACTTTTTATATTCAGGCTGTaaccagcagcagcccctggtCCAGAATGAAGGTTGCTTGGTACAGCAAGAGTTAGATTCACATCAACTTCATCAGCACCAGAAACAGCTTGtggagcagcaacagcagcagcaacagcagcagcagcagctctgtcaaAAGATGAAACATATGCAAGTCAATGGGGTGTTCACAGATTGGAGCTCTAGCACCAGCATGCCTCTTAGCTGCtcacagcagcagccccagcaatATGTATTCCCTGGCATGCATGCCACTACATCCGAGTTCTCTTACAAATCAGAAGTAAACACTTCCCCTTACGCATGTAGGCAAGAGTTTATTCCTTACAAGCAACCCACAGCGATGATGCCACAGCTTTCTAATTTTGCTCAAATGGATTTCCCTGTAGCAGGTTTTGACAGACCAACCTATTCTGCTTCTTCCAACTTGGAGGATTTTCTCAGTTGTTTGCAGCAAGTCCCTGAAAATCATGAGTGTGGGATAAACTCTGAGTCGGTTATGCTAACTCCTCAAACATGCTATGCAGGCGCTGTGTCTATGTACCAGTGCACCCAAGaagcacagcccagctgcatgGATCAAATGCAACATGATCCTATGATGGCAAGTCAACAAACGTTGTTGAACAAG ttcCAAAACAGTTTCAATGGAGGAAATGTAAATGAAGCATATCCCTCTCAGTTAGATGTGATCAGTAATACGCAGACTGCCACACATCTTCAGCCTCTTCATCATCCAACAGAACCCAGATCCTTCTCGGATTTGGCATCTAGTGGATTTATGTGA